Proteins encoded by one window of Planctomonas sp. JC2975:
- a CDS encoding carboxypeptidase regulatory-like domain-containing protein, whose protein sequence is MSLFSTARRTRGLAVVALTAAVVATVTGLAAIPPAAASTTTGFTGYTDKAQLQATGRGVVQSGVLPVSDATVPSGSGTTYYVDSQNGDDSQSGTTEATAWKSFAHVNATVFQPGDRILLKAGSTWAASGDQVAKEAFDYTTWSNGVPTDVTEPAPTALVAPQGSGTAAAPIVISSYGTGNAPKLAGRGVVNDVLQLTNQQHWDISNLDISNVTDGFDPSVWQPGANQGLLPGEENPKTGDLRGIHVQGENAGTLSGFDIHDVFVHDVSGVTWSIGSAGLDRSKRTGGILFEGLKGDGRTVSRFDDVVISDDYVANTSFANVIFKQFSGMGTDRYQDRAPGWGDRAVAKASNTGVITEDPNWRPNTDIRISDNYLTNRDTQYGWDSLYLTSVQGATVEGNLIDGAGVSGIEMYYSDNIVVQNNEVAAILNRANAADSNALDGDRGTSNILMQDNYLHDSGEGVLLCGFGFGTSIVRYNVIQDVARNYVNPHGDSGVNVIYGNLMYNTRAPSSNNSVGFFNSSGTNGSVLTDKNRHYLYDNVFVNTLASVSGAALQASFPGVSFGNNAYYGPDVSAPAQDAHPTTSDPGIGDPSTAIANIAPGSASSPLIAAGTPVDLSQVAPGMAVTGASGTSALPVGSDFFGNALTSPPTIGPSSYTPASGKAVVVGIVRDQDGVAVPGAQVRYGSASLTSGADGRYAIEVPAGDYSLAATAAGYADGSPVAITVSAGQTLAEDLALGQTTSTVGTVTGTVTSGGKPIAGAEITLAQGTTTVATATSDANGVYTMSDVPMGTGYTLEAAKSGYQTASQSDVEVKPARTVTVDLTVSAEVGATHYAIDETFDNDPTGAFTQTSDGALVANTAPAVGSISVVDNPDQPGDKYLSIAKTSSSSGVLAVHNTSALGLTGTVTIEARIERTSTNTSANQVAMYSYGASDWNAANPASSANPAATFGFAKGQIMTHNVTGSSSVKNVVGYNVGQWYTVRNVVDLDTGTFDFYVDDMSTPVLTDQPLRTKVGSLDYFDFFVNGSNVGDMLVDYFRVNTGAPVDYDDTALGAVSAHAESGDVALTPTQGGTTYTGTTDPYDTSATVSVTPDSPFAKLTIGGTPASAGTPVEVALDDGSDGDESVTTNVPVVITAENGAQKTYTVALSRTNPNQLARLRDLSIDGLTLDPAFSSERQGAGDPYTVTQALGSAVSSVHLTWRLGWAGQQVQVNGTSLPSGTTDATVPVQPGANTIEVAVDSYPGDSGTYVIELARETADFSALNAAIADADALDPNRYSADSWTVLMVARNAGAEVAKNLGASQGQVDAASSAIASAKSALVPAVLTLSATPAEEAFATGTPEPGSAVLHATRADGSTVVLSDGDVTVSGWDSSAAGSVTVTFAVRPGLAPTGSAPVTATATFVFARAWSPTAAYTTGTTVVYQNTLWSASWWSQGQAPGDPTGPWQQLRTASDGTAVWTPTRIFDTGDVVIYQGQRYKADYWTRNQTPGDANGPWEQLAATSDGTTLWTASRIFHAGDIVSYDGVLYSAKWWTRNEVPTAADGPWQLVG, encoded by the coding sequence ATGTCCCTCTTCTCGACAGCACGACGAACTCGAGGTCTCGCCGTCGTCGCGCTGACCGCTGCGGTGGTCGCGACGGTGACGGGGCTAGCAGCGATCCCGCCCGCGGCCGCCTCGACGACCACCGGCTTCACCGGTTACACCGACAAGGCGCAGCTCCAGGCGACGGGTCGTGGTGTGGTTCAAAGCGGTGTTCTTCCCGTGTCGGACGCCACCGTGCCGTCCGGCAGCGGAACGACGTACTACGTCGATTCGCAGAACGGCGACGATTCGCAGAGCGGCACGACTGAAGCGACAGCATGGAAGTCGTTCGCGCACGTGAACGCGACGGTCTTCCAGCCGGGCGACCGCATCCTCCTCAAGGCGGGGAGCACATGGGCGGCATCGGGCGACCAGGTCGCGAAGGAGGCGTTCGACTACACCACCTGGAGCAACGGCGTGCCGACGGATGTGACGGAGCCGGCGCCGACCGCGCTGGTCGCCCCGCAGGGTTCGGGCACCGCCGCCGCTCCGATCGTGATCTCCAGTTACGGCACGGGCAATGCCCCGAAGCTCGCCGGTCGCGGCGTCGTCAACGACGTTCTGCAGCTCACGAACCAGCAGCACTGGGACATCTCCAACCTCGACATCAGCAACGTGACAGACGGATTCGACCCCTCCGTCTGGCAGCCCGGCGCGAACCAGGGGCTGCTGCCAGGCGAGGAGAACCCGAAGACCGGTGACCTGCGCGGCATCCACGTGCAGGGCGAGAACGCGGGCACGCTCAGCGGATTCGACATACACGACGTCTTCGTCCACGACGTCAGCGGCGTCACCTGGTCGATCGGCAGTGCCGGCCTCGACAGATCGAAGCGCACCGGCGGAATCCTGTTCGAAGGGCTCAAGGGCGACGGCCGCACCGTCTCGCGATTCGATGACGTGGTGATCAGCGACGACTACGTCGCCAACACGTCGTTCGCGAACGTCATCTTCAAGCAGTTCTCCGGCATGGGCACGGACAGGTACCAGGACCGCGCTCCCGGATGGGGCGACAGGGCCGTCGCGAAGGCCAGCAACACCGGTGTGATCACCGAGGACCCGAACTGGCGCCCGAACACCGACATCCGCATCTCCGACAACTACCTCACCAACCGCGACACCCAGTACGGATGGGACTCGCTCTACCTGACGAGCGTTCAGGGAGCGACGGTCGAGGGCAACCTCATCGACGGCGCAGGCGTCTCCGGTATCGAGATGTACTACTCGGACAACATCGTCGTGCAGAACAACGAGGTCGCGGCCATTCTCAACAGGGCGAACGCCGCCGACTCCAACGCGCTCGACGGCGACCGCGGAACGTCCAACATCCTGATGCAGGACAACTACCTCCACGACTCCGGTGAGGGCGTGCTGCTCTGCGGGTTCGGCTTCGGCACGTCGATCGTGCGCTACAACGTGATCCAGGATGTCGCGCGCAACTACGTGAACCCGCACGGCGACTCCGGCGTGAACGTCATCTACGGCAACCTCATGTACAACACACGCGCGCCGTCGTCGAACAACTCCGTCGGATTCTTCAACTCGTCGGGTACGAACGGCAGCGTCCTGACGGACAAGAACCGGCACTACCTGTACGACAACGTCTTCGTCAACACGCTCGCATCGGTGAGCGGTGCCGCACTGCAGGCATCCTTCCCTGGCGTCTCGTTCGGCAACAACGCCTACTACGGTCCCGACGTCAGCGCGCCGGCTCAGGATGCGCATCCCACCACGAGCGATCCGGGCATCGGCGATCCTTCGACCGCCATTGCGAACATCGCACCCGGTTCGGCGTCGTCGCCGCTCATCGCGGCCGGCACTCCCGTCGATCTGAGCCAGGTCGCCCCCGGCATGGCCGTGACAGGTGCCTCGGGCACGAGCGCACTCCCGGTCGGATCCGACTTCTTCGGCAACGCGCTGACCTCTCCGCCGACCATCGGACCGTCGTCCTACACTCCGGCCAGCGGCAAGGCCGTCGTGGTCGGTATCGTCCGCGACCAGGACGGCGTGGCCGTGCCGGGCGCGCAGGTCCGCTACGGAAGCGCGTCGCTGACCAGCGGTGCGGACGGACGCTACGCCATCGAGGTTCCGGCAGGCGACTACTCGCTCGCGGCGACCGCGGCGGGATACGCCGATGGCTCACCCGTCGCGATCACTGTCAGCGCCGGGCAGACGCTCGCTGAGGATCTCGCACTCGGCCAGACCACGTCGACGGTGGGAACGGTCACCGGAACCGTCACTTCCGGAGGCAAGCCGATCGCCGGCGCCGAGATCACCCTCGCGCAGGGCACGACGACTGTCGCAACGGCGACGAGCGACGCGAACGGCGTGTACACGATGTCGGACGTTCCGATGGGCACCGGCTACACGCTGGAGGCGGCGAAGTCCGGATACCAGACGGCGTCGCAATCCGACGTCGAGGTGAAGCCGGCGCGGACCGTGACGGTCGATCTCACGGTCTCAGCCGAGGTCGGTGCCACGCACTACGCGATCGACGAGACGTTCGACAACGATCCGACGGGTGCCTTCACCCAGACATCCGACGGCGCACTGGTGGCGAACACGGCGCCGGCCGTCGGATCCATCAGCGTCGTGGACAACCCCGACCAGCCGGGCGACAAGTACCTCAGCATCGCCAAGACCAGCTCCAGCTCCGGCGTGCTCGCCGTGCACAACACGTCGGCACTCGGCCTCACCGGCACCGTGACGATCGAGGCGCGGATAGAGCGCACGAGCACCAACACGTCGGCGAACCAGGTGGCGATGTACTCCTACGGCGCATCGGACTGGAACGCCGCGAACCCGGCATCGTCTGCGAACCCCGCTGCGACGTTCGGCTTCGCCAAGGGCCAGATCATGACCCACAACGTCACGGGCTCCAGCAGCGTGAAGAACGTCGTCGGGTACAACGTCGGGCAGTGGTACACCGTGCGCAACGTGGTCGACCTGGACACCGGGACCTTCGACTTCTACGTCGACGACATGAGCACGCCCGTGCTCACGGACCAGCCGCTGCGCACCAAGGTCGGCTCGCTCGACTACTTCGACTTCTTCGTCAACGGGTCGAACGTCGGCGACATGCTCGTCGATTACTTCCGAGTCAACACTGGCGCTCCCGTCGACTACGACGACACGGCGCTCGGCGCGGTCTCGGCTCACGCCGAGAGCGGCGACGTCGCGCTGACCCCGACCCAGGGCGGAACGACCTACACCGGCACGACCGATCCGTACGACACCTCGGCGACGGTCTCGGTGACGCCGGACAGCCCGTTCGCGAAGCTGACGATCGGCGGAACGCCGGCATCCGCCGGTACTCCGGTCGAGGTCGCACTCGATGACGGATCGGACGGCGACGAGTCGGTGACGACGAACGTTCCGGTCGTCATCACGGCCGAGAACGGCGCGCAGAAGACCTATACCGTCGCTCTTTCCAGGACGAATCCGAATCAGCTGGCGCGCCTGCGCGACCTCTCGATCGACGGGCTCACGCTCGATCCCGCTTTCTCGAGCGAACGTCAGGGAGCCGGCGATCCGTACACCGTCACCCAGGCCCTCGGCTCTGCGGTCTCGTCCGTGCACCTCACGTGGCGACTCGGCTGGGCGGGGCAGCAGGTACAGGTGAACGGCACGTCGCTTCCCTCGGGGACGACGGATGCGACGGTCCCTGTGCAGCCGGGCGCGAACACGATCGAGGTGGCCGTGGACTCGTATCCGGGCGACTCCGGCACGTACGTGATCGAGCTCGCCCGCGAGACAGCAGACTTCAGCGCGCTGAACGCCGCCATCGCCGACGCGGACGCCCTGGATCCGAACCGCTACAGCGCCGACAGCTGGACGGTGCTCATGGTGGCCAGGAACGCCGGAGCCGAGGTCGCGAAGAATCTCGGTGCGTCGCAGGGGCAGGTGGATGCGGCATCCTCAGCCATCGCCTCGGCGAAGTCGGCGCTCGTGCCTGCGGTGCTGACGCTGTCTGCGACTCCGGCCGAAGAGGCGTTCGCGACCGGAACGCCCGAGCCGGGCAGCGCTGTGCTGCACGCCACGCGGGCCGACGGCTCGACCGTCGTACTCAGCGACGGCGACGTGACGGTCTCCGGATGGGATTCGTCGGCTGCCGGATCCGTCACCGTCACCTTCGCCGTGCGTCCCGGCCTCGCACCGACCGGATCCGCTCCCGTCACCGCGACCGCCACCTTCGTGTTCGCCCGCGCATGGTCGCCGACGGCTGCGTACACCACGGGCACGACCGTTGTGTACCAGAACACCCTGTGGTCGGCGTCCTGGTGGAGCCAGGGCCAGGCTCCCGGCGACCCGACCGGACCGTGGCAGCAGCTGCGCACCGCGTCCGACGGCACCGCCGTCTGGACCCCGACCCGCATCTTCGACACGGGCGACGTCGTGATCTACCAGGGGCAGCGGTACAAGGCCGACTACTGGACGCGCAACCAGACGCCCGGGGACGCGAATGGACCGTGGGAGCAGCTCGCCGCCACGAGTGACGGGACGACGCTGTGGACCGCATCCCGGATCTTCCACGCCGGCGACATCGTGAGCTACGACGGTGTGCTCTACTCGGCGAAGTGGTGGACGAGGAACGAGGTACCGACCGCGGCGGACGGGCCGTGGCAGCTCGTCGGATGA
- a CDS encoding extracellular solute-binding protein, with translation MSQQQISRRQFGALALTGIGTTLLLAGCGTSATPAGAGASSTAKAGDAFKKATLNFEWWSNPVRTEYTNKLLTNYTTAHSQITINPAPGEWATYWTKLSTQVAGQTEPDVIQMDQAYIAEYGGRGALLDMSTVSSIDTAPLKASLPAGTLDGKLYGIPTGNNAYGVAANKTLFEKAGVKVPDDKTWTWDDFVDICDKLKKGSGGAFTGTNWNSGDQDLQIWLHQHGQQLYTDKGKLGFTAANVTSWFTMIKKLFDNGDGPTPDQFTNDVAASLNQTLFGTSKAALGWMWSNQITAYQQSNGGDVVLLRPPSIAGSASKNGLYFKPSMFWSIGSQTKYPAQAGGVINYFLNSTEAGKLQLAERGIPANAKVLAVVKPLLSTTDQLAVSYLENIKSEIKWVPPVPPKGTSTAASVAQRHTQDVIFGRATPADAATAFRSELQSLIDAAS, from the coding sequence ATGTCACAGCAGCAGATTTCCCGACGCCAGTTCGGTGCCCTCGCATTGACTGGAATCGGTACCACTCTTCTTCTCGCCGGATGCGGTACATCCGCGACTCCGGCAGGAGCCGGAGCGTCCTCGACGGCCAAGGCCGGCGATGCGTTCAAGAAGGCAACGCTCAACTTCGAGTGGTGGTCCAACCCCGTCCGCACCGAATACACCAACAAGCTCCTGACCAACTACACGACCGCTCACTCGCAGATCACCATCAACCCGGCTCCGGGCGAATGGGCGACGTACTGGACCAAGCTGTCGACGCAGGTCGCCGGCCAGACCGAGCCCGATGTCATCCAGATGGACCAGGCGTACATCGCCGAGTACGGCGGACGTGGCGCCCTGCTCGACATGTCGACGGTCTCGAGCATCGACACGGCACCCCTGAAGGCATCGCTGCCGGCGGGAACGCTGGACGGCAAGCTGTACGGCATCCCGACGGGCAACAATGCCTACGGAGTCGCGGCGAACAAGACGCTGTTCGAGAAGGCCGGTGTCAAGGTCCCCGACGACAAGACCTGGACCTGGGATGACTTCGTCGACATCTGCGACAAGCTGAAGAAGGGATCCGGCGGCGCCTTCACGGGAACGAACTGGAACAGCGGCGACCAGGATCTGCAGATCTGGCTGCACCAGCACGGCCAGCAGCTCTACACGGACAAGGGCAAGCTCGGGTTCACGGCAGCCAACGTGACCAGCTGGTTCACGATGATCAAGAAGCTGTTCGACAACGGTGACGGCCCCACCCCCGACCAGTTCACGAACGATGTCGCGGCATCGCTGAACCAGACGTTGTTCGGCACCAGCAAGGCGGCGCTGGGCTGGATGTGGAGCAACCAGATCACGGCGTACCAGCAGTCCAACGGCGGCGACGTGGTGCTCCTGCGTCCGCCGAGCATCGCAGGCTCCGCGTCGAAGAACGGACTGTACTTCAAGCCGTCGATGTTCTGGTCGATCGGATCGCAGACGAAGTACCCGGCACAGGCCGGCGGCGTGATCAACTACTTCCTGAACAGCACGGAGGCCGGCAAGCTGCAGCTCGCAGAGCGCGGCATCCCAGCCAACGCGAAGGTGCTCGCCGTCGTCAAGCCGCTGCTGTCGACGACCGACCAGCTCGCGGTCAGCTACCTCGAGAACATCAAGTCCGAGATCAAGTGGGTGCCGCCGGTGCCGCCGAAGGGCACCAGCACCGCAGCTTCCGTCGCTCAGCGACACACGCAGGACGTCATCTTCGGACGGGCAACACCCGCCGACGCTGCAACCGCGTTCCGGTCGGAGCTGCAGAGCCTGATCGACGCCGCCTCGTGA
- a CDS encoding acetylesterase has product MDSGGRTSPHRILGSVPSSSAIPGYEDWPTHASAAAPFAAADPRSQELADVFGLRERPVVPQVDRGASVEVSGLLITPLRWRMPYGPPTQAWELRPKGARGPLPGILALHPHGGRRSIGAAQLVDLVGDRPEALANRLARSDAVVLAHDTFSWASRSFDLTRLPPKLAHTRDALLALWAADGHAPSPEEEFDAVSSAHEELIAKAAGALGQTFAGMVLADDLVALDVLAGLDGVDAARLATVGFSGGGGRAQLAGALDPRVGATVIGGMMATFESLMPDYIEAHSWLLHSPGLPRVSDWPDIARIGRPRELFVLYGERDPLFPPAGMRAAHELLLNLPGYRGRFFDAGHELTREMVDAIVDFLRSWREDAAPIGSASVQPATRKAPPIAAASTDHAAIDRDRR; this is encoded by the coding sequence GTGGACTCAGGCGGCCGCACGTCGCCGCACCGCATCCTCGGGTCCGTCCCCTCGTCGTCCGCCATCCCCGGCTACGAGGACTGGCCGACTCACGCATCCGCCGCGGCGCCCTTCGCCGCGGCGGATCCGCGTTCCCAAGAACTTGCGGATGTGTTCGGGCTGCGCGAGCGGCCGGTCGTTCCGCAGGTCGACCGGGGCGCATCCGTCGAGGTGTCCGGCCTGCTGATCACGCCGCTGCGCTGGCGGATGCCGTACGGACCGCCGACCCAGGCCTGGGAGCTGCGACCGAAAGGCGCTCGGGGGCCGCTGCCCGGCATCCTCGCGCTGCATCCGCACGGTGGGCGACGCTCGATCGGTGCTGCACAACTCGTCGATCTCGTCGGCGACCGGCCGGAGGCGCTTGCCAACCGACTGGCGCGCTCTGATGCCGTCGTGCTCGCGCACGACACGTTCTCGTGGGCGAGCAGGAGTTTCGATCTCACACGGCTGCCGCCGAAGCTCGCGCACACGCGTGACGCCCTCCTCGCGCTCTGGGCGGCCGATGGCCACGCGCCGAGCCCCGAGGAGGAGTTCGACGCGGTCTCCAGCGCCCACGAGGAGCTGATCGCGAAGGCGGCAGGCGCACTCGGACAGACCTTCGCCGGCATGGTCCTCGCGGACGATCTCGTCGCGCTCGACGTGCTCGCCGGCCTCGACGGAGTGGATGCCGCTCGACTGGCGACCGTCGGCTTCTCCGGCGGCGGCGGACGCGCCCAGCTCGCCGGCGCTCTCGATCCCCGGGTCGGCGCGACGGTGATCGGCGGCATGATGGCGACGTTCGAGTCGCTGATGCCCGACTACATCGAGGCCCACTCCTGGCTGCTGCACAGCCCCGGCCTGCCGCGGGTCTCCGACTGGCCGGACATCGCCCGGATCGGACGCCCGCGCGAGCTCTTCGTGCTCTACGGCGAGCGCGACCCCCTCTTCCCACCTGCAGGCATGCGCGCGGCTCACGAACTCCTGCTGAACCTGCCCGGCTACCGCGGACGCTTCTTCGACGCCGGCCACGAGCTGACCCGGGAGATGGTGGATGCCATCGTGGACTTCCTGCGGTCGTGGCGCGAAGATGCGGCGCCGATCGGCTCCGCATCCGTCCAGCCGGCAACGCGCAAGGCGCCGCCCATCGCCGCGGCCTCGACAGACCATGCGGCGATCGACCGCGACCGTCGATAG